The Longimicrobiaceae bacterium genome includes a region encoding these proteins:
- a CDS encoding GAF domain-containing protein: MRADTCLPVPGVFLPSGNRERPASPAFPMDDPEQLPRAAADEVPGAAGGLDQLIRLAALTLGADVATVSLARSEGLVLESEVRLPDLRATRRSRPLATSLARYTLDADEPLVVHDALTFPLDPEVTSLADGFRSYAGVPLHSSGSGVPGTLSVAGYAPRDWTPAEIEVLRIIARTIVAEIDLKEEIRRLERAREEQAISERRNALQQLALGLRHELNNALAGLILEAELLAGGGAGYERYREAVASIQGQVWRIHDVLRRLDDVDALPTKPYLDCGVMIDLSEQGRT, translated from the coding sequence ATGCGCGCAGACACCTGCCTCCCCGTCCCCGGCGTCTTCCTCCCCTCCGGGAACCGGGAGCGGCCGGCGAGCCCCGCATTCCCGATGGACGACCCCGAACAGCTACCCCGTGCCGCCGCAGACGAGGTGCCGGGGGCGGCCGGCGGACTCGACCAGCTGATCCGTCTCGCCGCCCTGACGCTGGGGGCGGACGTCGCAACCGTGTCGCTGGCCCGTTCCGAGGGGCTGGTGCTGGAGAGCGAGGTCCGGCTCCCCGACCTGCGGGCGACCCGACGCAGCCGGCCGCTCGCCACCTCGCTCGCGCGCTACACCCTCGACGCCGACGAGCCCCTCGTGGTCCACGACGCGCTCACCTTCCCGCTCGACCCGGAGGTCACCTCCCTCGCCGATGGGTTCCGGAGCTATGCGGGCGTCCCGCTGCACTCCTCCGGGTCCGGGGTGCCGGGGACGCTCAGCGTGGCGGGGTATGCGCCGCGCGACTGGACCCCCGCGGAGATCGAGGTCCTCCGCATCATCGCACGGACCATCGTGGCGGAGATCGACCTGAAGGAGGAGATCCGCCGCCTGGAGCGGGCGCGTGAGGAGCAGGCCATCTCCGAGCGCCGGAACGCGCTGCAGCAGCTCGCGCTGGGGCTCCGTCACGAGCTGAACAACGCCCTCGCCGGGCTGATCCTGGAGGCCGAGCTGCTCGCCGGGGGCGGCGCCGGGTACGAGCGGTACCGCGAGGCGGTGGCCTCCATCCAGGGCCAGGTGTGGCGCATCCACGACGTGCTGCGGCGCCTGGACGACGTGGACGCGCTCCCCACCAAGCCCTACCTGGATTGCGGTGTCATGATCGACCTGTCGGAGCAGGGCCGGACCTGA